One part of the Microtus ochrogaster isolate Prairie Vole_2 chromosome 16, MicOch1.0, whole genome shotgun sequence genome encodes these proteins:
- the Cript gene encoding cysteine-rich PDZ-binding protein isoform X1: protein MVCEKCEKKLGRVITPDTWKDGARNTTESGGRKLNENKALTSKKARFDPYGKNKFSTCRICKSSVHQPGSHYCQGCAYKKASVQCVAKRSWIPKTTNRLPSRCSAELSGFLWLYFLL, encoded by the exons ATGGTGTGCGAAAAAT GTGAAAAGAAACTCGGCAGAGTTATCACTCCAGATACATGGAAAGATGGTGCACGAAACACCACAG aaagtggaggaaggaagctgaATGAAAACAAAGCTTTGACTTCAAAAAAAGCAAG gTTTGATCCATATGGAAAGAATAAGTTCTCCACATGCAGAATCTGTAAAAGTTCTGTACACCAGCCAGGTTCTCATTACTGCCAAGGCTGTGCCTACAAAA aggcatcTGTGCAATGTGTGGCAAAAAGGTCTTGGATACCAAAAACTACAAACAGACTTCCGTCTAGATGTTCTGCTGAACTCTCTGGCTTTCTATGGTTGTACTTTCTGCTTTGA
- the Cript gene encoding cysteine-rich PDZ-binding protein isoform X2, with amino-acid sequence MVCEKCEKKLGRVITPDTWKDGARNTTESGGRKLNENKALTSKKARFDPYGKNKFSTCRICKSSVHQPGSHYCQGCAYKKGICAMCGKKVLDTKNYKQTSV; translated from the exons ATGGTGTGCGAAAAAT GTGAAAAGAAACTCGGCAGAGTTATCACTCCAGATACATGGAAAGATGGTGCACGAAACACCACAG aaagtggaggaaggaagctgaATGAAAACAAAGCTTTGACTTCAAAAAAAGCAAG gTTTGATCCATATGGAAAGAATAAGTTCTCCACATGCAGAATCTGTAAAAGTTCTGTACACCAGCCAGGTTCTCATTACTGCCAAGGCTGTGCCTACAAAAAAG gcatcTGTGCAATGTGTGGCAAAAAGGTCTTGGATACCAAAAACTACAAACAGACTTCCGTCTAG